From Solidesulfovibrio carbinoliphilus subsp. oakridgensis, the proteins below share one genomic window:
- a CDS encoding methyl-accepting chemotaxis protein — translation MKNLKLGVKISIGFGLLILIACALGGMAVVNMHGVEVQSTRLAMEFVPEMAIANSIERAALQTMMEMRSYGYSEDKKQYEAGMRNLGDLKKALAEAKAHSDKYPGLVKLREDVAKAQAKTTEYEKLVIETAARMEAIGGVRRTLDVAAGEFVKNCSAYQENQNKQLEEDIAKGAPTEALKDRADKVEDVGVILNAGTAIRIGNYRGQLFRDPRQVEEAIKGFTALDQAVDTLRAKTKGEANLRQLAGIKDASQKYRQALLDFLDNFRAIQDLNAKRIESANAVQDAAEETAKAALDATQNIANNAVASLSAASSVMIGGLAVALLIGIVIAFLLTKAITGPVIKGVTFAKAMAEGDFTRLLDIDQKDEIGVLAGSLNEMVGKLREVVAEVQSASENVASGSEELSASAQSMSQGATEQAASVEEISSSMEEMSSNIKQNAENAQQTQSIAVKAAQDAREGGEAVVSAVSAMKNIAEKISIIEEIARQTNLLALNAAIEAARAGEHGKGFAVVAAEVRKLAERSGSAAAEISELSSSSVRVAERAGTMLTKMVPDIQRTADLVQEIAAASQEQNSGADQINRAIQQLDQVVQQNASASEEMASTSEELSSQAEQLQSTMAFFRVDGAVRRQTRLVKALPAAGARRPAARIVRPAPAKAPAGGVGIDLEDKDDDFERF, via the coding sequence GTGAAAAATTTGAAACTTGGTGTCAAGATCAGCATCGGTTTCGGTCTGTTGATCCTTATCGCCTGCGCGCTCGGCGGCATGGCGGTCGTCAACATGCACGGCGTGGAAGTGCAGTCCACCCGGCTGGCCATGGAATTCGTTCCTGAAATGGCCATTGCCAACAGCATCGAGCGGGCCGCCTTGCAGACCATGATGGAAATGCGCAGCTACGGCTATTCCGAAGACAAGAAACAATACGAAGCCGGCATGCGCAACCTGGGCGACCTCAAAAAGGCCCTGGCCGAGGCCAAGGCCCATTCGGACAAGTACCCGGGACTCGTGAAGCTGCGCGAGGATGTGGCCAAGGCCCAGGCCAAGACCACGGAATACGAAAAGCTCGTCATCGAGACCGCCGCCCGCATGGAAGCCATCGGCGGCGTGCGGCGGACCCTGGACGTGGCCGCCGGAGAGTTCGTCAAGAACTGCAGCGCCTATCAGGAAAACCAGAACAAGCAGCTCGAAGAGGATATCGCCAAGGGGGCGCCCACCGAGGCGCTCAAGGACCGGGCCGACAAGGTCGAGGACGTCGGCGTCATCCTCAACGCGGGCACGGCCATCCGGATCGGCAACTACCGGGGCCAGCTCTTCCGCGATCCGCGCCAGGTCGAGGAGGCCATCAAGGGATTCACCGCCCTGGACCAGGCCGTGGACACGCTGCGGGCCAAGACCAAGGGCGAGGCCAACCTGCGCCAACTGGCCGGCATCAAGGACGCCTCCCAGAAATACCGCCAGGCCCTGCTCGATTTCCTGGACAACTTCCGGGCCATCCAGGACTTGAACGCCAAGCGGATCGAATCGGCCAACGCCGTGCAGGACGCGGCCGAGGAAACGGCCAAGGCGGCCCTGGACGCCACCCAGAACATTGCCAACAACGCGGTCGCCAGCCTGTCCGCGGCCTCCTCGGTCATGATCGGCGGCCTGGCCGTGGCGCTTTTGATCGGCATCGTCATCGCCTTCCTGCTGACCAAGGCCATCACCGGCCCGGTCATCAAGGGCGTGACCTTTGCCAAGGCCATGGCCGAGGGCGATTTCACCCGCCTGCTCGACATCGACCAGAAAGACGAAATAGGCGTGCTGGCCGGGTCGCTCAACGAAATGGTCGGCAAGCTGCGCGAGGTGGTGGCCGAGGTCCAGTCGGCCTCGGAGAACGTGGCTTCGGGCTCGGAAGAGCTGTCCGCCTCGGCCCAGAGCATGTCGCAGGGCGCCACCGAACAGGCGGCCAGCGTGGAGGAGATCTCCTCGTCCATGGAGGAGATGAGCTCGAACATCAAGCAGAACGCCGAAAACGCCCAGCAGACCCAGTCCATTGCCGTCAAGGCCGCCCAGGACGCCCGCGAGGGCGGCGAGGCCGTGGTTTCGGCCGTCTCCGCCATGAAAAACATCGCGGAAAAGATCTCCATCATCGAGGAAATCGCCCGCCAGACCAACCTCTTGGCCTTAAACGCCGCCATCGAGGCGGCCCGGGCCGGGGAGCACGGCAAGGGCTTCGCCGTGGTCGCGGCCGAGGTCAGGAAGCTGGCCGAGCGCAGCGGCTCGGCCGCGGCCGAGATCTCGGAACTGTCCTCCTCCAGCGTCCGGGTGGCCGAGCGGGCCGGCACCATGCTGACCAAGATGGTGCCCGACATCCAGCGCACGGCCGATCTGGTCCAGGAAATCGCGGCCGCGAGCCAGGAGCAGAACTCCGGAGCCGACCAGATCAACCGGGCCATCCAGCAGCTCGACCAGGTGGTGCAGCAAAACGCCTCGGCTTCCGAGGAAATGGCCTCCACCTCCGAGGAACTCTCCAGCCAGGCCGAACAGCTCCAGAGCACCATGGCCTTTTTCCGGGTGGACGGCGCGGTCCGGCGCCAGACCCGGCTGGTCAAGGCCCTGCCGGCCGCAGGCGCCCGCCGGCCCGCCGCCCGGATCGTCCGCCCGGCCCCGGCCAAGGCGCCGGCCGGCGGCGTCGGCATCGACCTGGAAGACAAGGACGACGATTTCGAACGGTTCTAA
- a CDS encoding ABC transporter permease has protein sequence MQFFREMALAARLARRELRAGIRGFGVFLACLALGVAAVAGVKSLSASYGAGLAEDAAALLGGDLEATLPQRPASPEELAALAALGQTSHLVSMQVMVRAEAGPAKRTLATLRAVDDAYPLYGTVALSPPQPLAAALAVKDGLPGAVAAPELLSRLAVPVGGTIRVADGVFTVRAVLSRDPDASSSLATLGPRLIVSDRGLAATGLLEPGSLTRHAYRVKLPPGADAPALAQRLRAAFPTSGWRVRDASGAQPGLSRFIDRLVAVTGLVGLASLLLGGIGVSQAVSAYLSGRTESIAALKCLGAPRRVVTATYFLVVATLAAGGIVLGLAVGAAVPALVGPLLGGILPVRLLPGPYPGALALAAACGVLTTLAFALPHLARAGRVAPLVLFRGYAAPEQIRLGIAARLPGLAALAGLLALAVAATPNRQLGLGFVGVALAATGVFWIFAKLAVFLARLPARRPGRLGLALRALTRPDNQVARVLAALGLGLLTLCAMALVEANFRSAFTEDIPQTAPDFFFVDIQPDQLDPFLQTAGSVPGVTRVETAPMARGRIARLNGLAPEDVEVGEEARWAVQGDRGLTYAARMPEGTRVVAGAWWPADYAGPPLVSVDEGIAKGLGLGLGDTVTVNVLGREITATVSSLRRINWLTLGINYVFVFSPGSLDGLPLTWLATAYTDKNAGGDPGEAVFAAVTDRFPNITAIGIGDALTDVLAVADKVSAAVSVAAGATLVVGMLVLIQTMAAGLRRKAYETVIYKVCGASRRDVMAVLLLENALLGVLAGLMALVLGTAVASAFVVYFMELPFRFFPGPAVATVGAAAALTLTLGLAGVLRMLSRKAWPYLRNE, from the coding sequence ATGCAATTTTTTCGCGAAATGGCCCTGGCCGCCCGGCTGGCCCGGCGGGAACTGCGGGCCGGCATCCGGGGCTTCGGCGTTTTCCTGGCCTGCCTGGCCCTCGGCGTGGCGGCCGTGGCCGGGGTCAAAAGCCTGTCCGCCTCCTACGGCGCCGGCCTGGCCGAGGACGCGGCCGCGCTCCTCGGCGGCGACCTGGAGGCCACCCTGCCCCAGCGGCCGGCCTCGCCCGAGGAACTGGCCGCCCTCGCGGCCCTGGGCCAGACCTCCCACCTGGTCTCCATGCAGGTCATGGTCCGGGCCGAGGCCGGGCCGGCCAAACGGACCCTGGCCACGCTTCGGGCCGTGGACGACGCCTATCCCCTCTACGGGACCGTGGCCCTGTCGCCGCCCCAACCCCTGGCTGCGGCCCTGGCCGTCAAGGACGGCCTGCCCGGGGCCGTGGCCGCGCCGGAACTTCTCTCCCGCCTCGCCGTCCCGGTCGGCGGCACCATCCGCGTGGCCGACGGCGTCTTTACCGTGCGCGCGGTCCTCTCCCGCGACCCGGACGCCTCCTCGAGCCTTGCGACCCTCGGCCCGCGCCTGATCGTCTCGGACCGGGGACTGGCCGCCACGGGCCTCCTCGAACCGGGAAGCCTGACCCGCCACGCCTACCGCGTGAAGCTTCCGCCAGGGGCCGACGCCCCGGCCCTGGCCCAGCGGCTTCGCGCCGCCTTTCCCACCTCCGGCTGGCGGGTGCGCGACGCGTCCGGGGCCCAGCCCGGGCTGTCGCGGTTCATCGACCGGCTGGTGGCGGTCACCGGGCTCGTGGGGCTGGCCTCGCTGCTCCTTGGCGGCATCGGCGTGTCCCAGGCCGTTTCCGCCTACCTCTCAGGCCGCACGGAATCCATCGCCGCGCTCAAGTGCCTGGGGGCGCCGCGTCGGGTGGTGACAGCCACCTATTTCCTGGTCGTCGCGACCCTGGCCGCCGGGGGCATCGTCCTTGGGCTGGCCGTCGGCGCGGCCGTGCCGGCCCTGGTCGGGCCGCTCCTCGGCGGGATTTTGCCCGTGCGCCTGCTGCCCGGCCCCTATCCCGGCGCGTTGGCCCTGGCCGCCGCCTGCGGCGTGCTGACCACCCTGGCCTTTGCCCTGCCCCATCTGGCCCGGGCCGGCCGGGTGGCCCCGCTGGTCCTTTTCCGCGGCTACGCCGCCCCGGAGCAAATCCGGCTGGGCATTGCCGCCCGACTGCCCGGTCTCGCCGCCCTAGCCGGCCTGCTGGCCCTGGCCGTGGCCGCGACGCCCAACCGCCAGCTCGGCCTGGGTTTTGTCGGGGTGGCCCTGGCGGCAACGGGCGTCTTCTGGATTTTCGCCAAGCTGGCCGTGTTCCTGGCCCGGCTGCCGGCCAGGCGTCCGGGGCGCCTGGGGCTGGCCCTTCGGGCACTCACCCGGCCGGACAACCAGGTGGCAAGGGTCCTGGCCGCCCTGGGGCTCGGCCTCCTGACGCTTTGCGCCATGGCCCTGGTCGAGGCCAATTTCCGTTCGGCCTTTACCGAGGACATTCCGCAAACGGCCCCGGACTTTTTTTTCGTGGACATCCAGCCGGACCAGCTCGATCCCTTTCTGCAAACGGCCGGGAGCGTCCCCGGCGTGACCCGGGTCGAGACCGCGCCCATGGCCCGGGGCCGCATCGCCCGGTTGAACGGGCTGGCCCCGGAGGACGTGGAGGTCGGCGAGGAGGCCAGATGGGCGGTCCAGGGCGACCGGGGCCTGACCTATGCCGCGAGGATGCCCGAGGGCACGCGGGTGGTGGCCGGGGCCTGGTGGCCGGCCGACTATGCCGGCCCGCCCTTGGTGTCCGTGGACGAGGGCATTGCCAAGGGCCTGGGGCTCGGGCTTGGCGACACCGTGACCGTAAACGTCCTTGGCCGGGAGATCACGGCCACGGTATCGAGCCTTCGCCGCATCAACTGGCTGACCCTTGGCATCAACTACGTCTTCGTCTTCTCGCCCGGTTCCCTGGACGGCCTGCCGCTCACCTGGCTGGCCACGGCCTACACGGACAAGAATGCCGGGGGCGATCCCGGCGAGGCGGTCTTTGCCGCCGTGACCGACCGCTTCCCCAACATCACGGCCATCGGCATCGGCGACGCCCTGACCGACGTCCTGGCCGTGGCCGACAAGGTGTCGGCCGCCGTGTCCGTGGCCGCCGGGGCCACGCTCGTGGTCGGGATGCTGGTGCTTATCCAGACCATGGCGGCCGGACTGCGCCGAAAGGCCTACGAAACCGTCATCTACAAGGTCTGCGGCGCGTCACGACGGGATGTCATGGCCGTGCTGCTCCTGGAGAACGCCCTGCTCGGCGTCCTGGCCGGCCTCATGGCCCTGGTCCTCGGCACGGCCGTGGCCTCGGCCTTTGTGGTCTATTTCATGGAACTGCCGTTCCGCTTTTTCCCGGGTCCGGCCGTGGCCACAGTGGGCGCGGCCGCCGCCCTGACCCTGACGCTCGGCCTGGCCGGAGTCCTTCGCATGCTGTCGCGAAAGGCCTGGCCGTACCTGCGAAACGAGTAG
- a CDS encoding proton-conducting transporter membrane subunit: MLEALPLVPLLAALLVLALPADGPRRAVLILTALTHAALVAATFVWPPAPAYGGLLELDAPGQLFLALASVLFLAASVYAAGYLRHEGAGPKRDFQDGAAFVNAPERIFTMCLCFFLAAMTVVCATRNLSVLWVGIEATTLSSAPLIYFHRHRRSLEATWKYLVICSVGIALALLGNILFSVAFYDPASPLASMNLSGMLPRAALAAKPWLRAAFIFVLVGYGSKMGLAPMHNWLPDAHSQSPSLVSALLSGALLNCAFLGILRANQVLCAADMGAFSGELLILFGLISMATAAVFVVGQGDYKRLLAYSSVEHMGILALGVGVGGGAAFGAMLHAVNHSLTKGALFLLSGNILAVYHTRSCHDARGVAQALPVTAALWMAGFLAICGSPPFGIFVSELTILKTMLTTGHVAAAIGYLVLLAVIFVGMSVPVARMVQGPLPPATARPGREGLLAVAPPLALLAATLALGLYLPRALTAFLHQAAAAVAMGG, from the coding sequence ATGCTTGAGGCCCTGCCGCTTGTTCCCCTCCTGGCCGCCCTGCTCGTCCTGGCCCTTCCGGCCGACGGGCCGCGCCGGGCCGTCTTGATCCTGACCGCCCTGACCCACGCCGCCCTGGTCGCGGCCACCTTCGTCTGGCCCCCGGCTCCGGCCTACGGCGGACTCCTGGAGCTCGACGCCCCGGGCCAGCTGTTCCTGGCCCTGGCCAGCGTCCTCTTTCTGGCCGCCTCGGTCTACGCCGCCGGGTATCTGCGCCACGAAGGGGCCGGTCCCAAGCGCGACTTCCAGGACGGCGCGGCCTTTGTGAACGCCCCGGAGCGCATCTTCACCATGTGCCTGTGCTTTTTCCTGGCCGCCATGACCGTGGTCTGCGCCACGCGCAACCTGTCGGTCCTCTGGGTCGGCATCGAGGCCACTACGCTTTCGAGCGCCCCGCTCATCTACTTCCACCGCCACCGCCGGTCGCTGGAGGCCACCTGGAAGTATCTGGTCATCTGCTCGGTCGGCATCGCCCTGGCGCTCCTTGGCAACATCCTTTTTTCCGTCGCCTTCTACGATCCGGCCAGTCCGCTGGCCTCCATGAACCTCTCCGGCATGCTCCCCCGGGCGGCTCTCGCCGCCAAGCCCTGGCTGCGGGCCGCCTTCATCTTCGTCCTGGTCGGCTACGGCTCGAAAATGGGCCTGGCTCCCATGCACAACTGGCTGCCCGACGCCCACAGCCAGTCGCCTTCCCTGGTCTCGGCCCTGCTCTCCGGCGCGCTTTTGAACTGCGCCTTCCTCGGCATCCTGCGGGCCAACCAGGTCCTTTGCGCCGCGGACATGGGCGCCTTTAGCGGGGAGCTCCTCATCCTGTTCGGGCTTATTTCCATGGCCACGGCCGCCGTGTTCGTGGTCGGCCAGGGCGACTACAAGCGGCTGCTGGCCTATTCGAGCGTGGAGCACATGGGCATCCTGGCCCTTGGCGTCGGCGTCGGCGGCGGCGCGGCCTTCGGGGCCATGCTCCACGCGGTCAACCACTCCCTGACCAAGGGCGCGCTCTTTCTCCTGTCCGGCAACATCCTGGCCGTGTACCACACCCGGTCCTGCCACGACGCCAGAGGCGTCGCCCAGGCCCTGCCCGTCACGGCCGCCCTGTGGATGGCCGGGTTCCTGGCCATCTGCGGCTCGCCGCCGTTCGGCATCTTCGTCAGCGAGCTGACGATCCTCAAAACCATGCTCACGACCGGGCACGTGGCCGCCGCCATCGGCTACCTCGTTTTATTGGCCGTCATCTTCGTCGGCATGTCCGTGCCGGTGGCCCGCATGGTCCAGGGGCCCCTGCCCCCGGCCACGGCCCGGCCCGGCCGCGAGGGCCTGCTCGCCGTGGCCCCCCCCCTGGCCCTTTTGGCCGCCACCCTGGCCCTTGGCCTCTATCTGCCCAGGGCCCTCACCGCATTTCTGCACCAGGCGGCCGCCGCCGTGGCCATGGGAGGCTAG
- a CDS encoding NADH-quinone oxidoreductase subunit C, producing the protein MEFSHHTGLALADVPVLALEDFRRLLLSRVADGWRVLALFGLPAGGGAAGLAAVCGRDHDGRLAFCRTAPLDRYPSLTPDCPQCHWFERELYEQWGILPDGHPWLKPIRFTTPPGAGRPRPAPGVTDYFQVRGEEVHEVAVGPVHAGIIEPGHFRFQCFGEEVFHLEISLGFQHRGIEAMLAGGPDPRTVHFMETAAGDTSIGHSLAHAAVIEALSGRTAPPRGRAIGRAALELERLANHTGDLGALAGDVGFLPTLSYCGRIRGDFLNMTALLCGNRFGRGLVRPGGTAFDVDTGLLRVLAGRLEAARRAAFGAAELLFASSTVLARFEGTGKLTAEKALDLGLVGPPARACGLARDARRTFPQPGAGARDIALSLHDFGDVYARGLVRRLEMEASLDFLDGLLADLPDGPTRELLPGRLPPGRLAVGLIEGWRGEIRHVAVTGPDGRFLAYKIIDPSFHNWFGLAQALRGQQISDFPLCNKSFNLSYCGHDL; encoded by the coding sequence ATGGAATTTTCCCACCACACCGGTCTGGCCCTGGCCGACGTGCCGGTCCTGGCCCTTGAGGATTTTCGCCGGCTGCTCCTGTCCCGCGTGGCCGACGGCTGGCGCGTGCTGGCCCTTTTCGGGCTGCCGGCCGGGGGTGGCGCGGCCGGTCTGGCCGCCGTCTGCGGCCGCGACCACGACGGCCGGCTGGCCTTTTGCCGCACCGCCCCGCTCGACCGCTACCCCTCGCTCACCCCGGACTGCCCCCAGTGCCACTGGTTCGAGCGGGAACTCTACGAGCAGTGGGGCATCCTGCCGGACGGCCACCCCTGGCTCAAACCCATCCGCTTCACCACGCCGCCCGGGGCCGGCCGGCCGCGCCCGGCCCCGGGCGTGACCGACTACTTCCAGGTCCGGGGCGAGGAGGTCCACGAGGTGGCCGTGGGACCGGTCCATGCCGGCATCATCGAGCCCGGCCACTTCCGGTTCCAGTGCTTCGGCGAGGAGGTCTTCCACCTGGAAATCAGCCTCGGGTTCCAGCACCGGGGCATCGAGGCCATGCTCGCCGGCGGCCCGGACCCGCGCACCGTGCACTTCATGGAAACCGCCGCCGGCGACACGTCCATCGGCCATTCCCTGGCCCACGCCGCGGTCATCGAGGCCCTCTCCGGCCGGACCGCGCCCCCGCGCGGCCGGGCCATCGGCCGGGCGGCCCTGGAACTCGAACGCCTGGCCAACCACACTGGCGACCTCGGGGCCCTGGCCGGGGACGTCGGCTTTTTGCCGACACTCTCCTACTGCGGCCGGATCCGGGGCGATTTTTTGAACATGACCGCCCTTTTGTGCGGCAACCGGTTCGGCCGGGGGCTGGTGCGGCCGGGCGGCACGGCCTTTGACGTGGACACCGGCCTCCTGCGGGTCCTCGCCGGCCGCCTGGAGGCCGCCCGACGGGCCGCTTTCGGGGCCGCCGAGCTTCTTTTCGCCTCCTCCACGGTCCTGGCCCGGTTCGAGGGCACGGGCAAACTCACCGCCGAAAAGGCCCTGGACCTGGGCCTGGTCGGGCCGCCGGCCCGGGCCTGCGGCCTGGCCCGCGACGCCAGGCGGACCTTTCCCCAGCCCGGGGCCGGGGCCAGGGACATCGCCCTCTCGCTCCACGATTTCGGCGACGTCTACGCCCGGGGACTGGTACGCCGCCTGGAAATGGAGGCCTCCCTCGACTTCCTGGACGGGCTCCTGGCCGACCTGCCGGACGGTCCGACCCGGGAGCTTTTGCCCGGGCGCCTGCCGCCCGGCCGCCTGGCCGTGGGTCTGATCGAAGGCTGGCGCGGGGAAATCCGCCACGTGGCCGTGACCGGCCCGGACGGGCGCTTTCTGGCCTACAAGATCATCGACCCGTCCTTTCACAACTGGTTCGGCCTGGCCCAGGCCCTGCGCGGCCAGCAGATTTCGGATTTTCCGCTGTGCAACAAGAGCTTCAACCTCTCGTACTGCGGCCACGACCTGTAG
- a CDS encoding 4Fe-4S binding protein produces the protein MLHILAERLRQGRRTVAFPKNVPDLPPRFRGLPVLSPGPCATDCASCAGTCPTGALGADEAGLFLDLGKCIFCGTCATACPAGRVAFSQDHRLASDTREGLVLRPGTRPHVSPLDPARRRLFARSLKLRQVSAGGCNACEADLNVLTTVVFDLGRFGIDFVASPRHADGVAVTGPVTVNMLAATRATFDAVPDPRVAIAVGACAISGGVFAGSPETTGGATPHLPVDLFIPGCPPHPLTILDGLLSLLGIPTP, from the coding sequence ATGCTCCATATTCTCGCCGAACGTCTGCGCCAGGGCCGGCGGACCGTCGCCTTCCCGAAAAACGTGCCCGACCTGCCGCCGCGCTTCCGGGGCCTGCCCGTGCTCTCGCCCGGACCCTGCGCCACGGACTGCGCCTCCTGCGCCGGCACCTGCCCGACCGGGGCCCTCGGCGCGGACGAGGCCGGCCTCTTCCTCGATCTCGGCAAGTGCATCTTCTGCGGCACCTGCGCCACGGCCTGCCCGGCCGGCCGGGTGGCCTTCAGCCAGGACCACCGGCTGGCCTCCGACACCCGCGAGGGCCTGGTCCTGCGCCCGGGCACCCGCCCCCACGTCTCACCGCTCGACCCGGCCCGCCGCCGGCTCTTCGCCCGGTCGCTCAAACTCCGGCAGGTCAGCGCCGGCGGTTGCAACGCCTGCGAGGCCGACCTCAACGTGCTGACCACCGTCGTCTTCGACCTCGGCCGCTTCGGCATCGATTTCGTGGCCTCGCCGCGCCACGCCGACGGCGTGGCCGTGACCGGCCCGGTGACCGTCAATATGCTGGCCGCCACCCGCGCCACCTTCGACGCCGTGCCCGACCCGCGCGTCGCCATCGCGGTCGGGGCCTGCGCCATCTCGGGCGGCGTCTTTGCCGGGAGCCCCGAGACCACGGGCGGAGCCACGCCGCACCTGCCGGTCGATCTCTTCATCCCCGGCTGTCCGCCCCATCCCCTGACCATCCTCGACGGCCTGCTGTCCCTGCTCGGCATCCCCACGCCCTGA
- a CDS encoding shikimate kinase, translating to MPSAPVSPVPDDDVNIYLIGPRASGKTTLGARLAERLGRPFVDLDALFVERNGETIADLVAREGWDAFRRAEAAILAETATRRGLVVATGGGAVLLPENRALLAKGRVFYLQADPDRLAERLLADMNEEQRPKLTEMGFREEIKATLAEREPVYLALANACLPERGPDELLEFALRALAMWRKE from the coding sequence ATGCCATCCGCCCCCGTCTCCCCCGTCCCGGACGACGACGTGAATATTTACCTGATCGGCCCCCGCGCCTCGGGCAAGACCACGCTCGGCGCGCGCCTGGCCGAGCGCCTCGGCCGGCCCTTCGTCGATCTGGATGCCCTTTTCGTGGAAAGAAACGGCGAGACCATCGCCGACCTGGTCGCCCGCGAGGGCTGGGACGCCTTCCGCCGGGCCGAAGCCGCCATCCTGGCCGAGACCGCCACGCGCCGGGGGCTGGTGGTGGCCACGGGCGGCGGCGCGGTGCTCCTGCCGGAAAACCGCGCCCTCCTGGCCAAAGGACGGGTCTTCTACCTCCAGGCCGATCCCGACCGGCTGGCCGAGCGCCTCTTGGCCGACATGAACGAGGAGCAGCGGCCAAAGCTCACGGAGATGGGGTTTCGCGAAGAAATCAAGGCCACGCTCGCCGAACGCGAACCCGTCTACCTGGCCCTGGCCAATGCCTGCCTGCCCGAACGCGGCCCGGACGAACTGCTGGAATTCGCCCTGCGCGCCCTGGCCATGTGGCGCAAGGAATAG
- a CDS encoding aminotransferase class V-fold PLP-dependent enzyme — MDSDRVREEFPVTAGPAFFNHAAVSPMPRRACLAGQAVFEDRCLRASADYFKWLAAVADARARAARLLGTTPDRLAFTGNTSHGLGLVAAGIDWRPGDRVGVTWPDFPTLRFPFDSLAGRGVTVVELPKWGGRLDLDAARRLVPGCRLVVASTVDWTTGVALPAGELAALCREHGALFCLDAIQSFGALPTDVTALGADFLAAGCHKWQLGPMGLGLFYASAAGDAALGPVMAGWRSMRDEENLGETYRPKEGPGRFESGTQDIAGISALGASLSLFEEVGTGEVRNRIWAVADILAAGLADRGLRVASPLTPSERSGILAFEHPDAPGLFAHLNAAHVATSLRAGRIRLSPHFYNDASDAARFFTVLDGFGR, encoded by the coding sequence ATGGACAGCGATCGCGTACGCGAGGAGTTTCCGGTGACGGCCGGGCCGGCCTTTTTCAACCATGCGGCTGTCTCACCCATGCCGCGCCGGGCCTGTCTGGCCGGGCAGGCGGTCTTCGAGGACCGGTGCCTGCGGGCTTCGGCCGACTACTTCAAATGGCTCGCGGCCGTGGCCGACGCCCGGGCCCGGGCCGCCCGGCTCCTTGGCACCACGCCGGACCGGCTGGCCTTTACCGGCAACACCTCCCACGGCCTGGGGCTGGTCGCGGCCGGGATCGACTGGCGGCCGGGCGACCGGGTGGGGGTCACCTGGCCGGATTTTCCGACCCTGCGTTTTCCCTTCGACAGCCTGGCCGGGCGCGGCGTGACGGTGGTGGAGCTGCCCAAGTGGGGCGGCCGGCTGGATCTGGACGCGGCCCGGCGGCTGGTGCCCGGCTGCCGGCTGGTTGTGGCCTCGACCGTGGACTGGACCACGGGCGTGGCCCTGCCGGCCGGGGAGCTGGCCGCGCTTTGCCGGGAGCACGGGGCCCTATTCTGCCTGGACGCCATCCAGAGCTTCGGGGCACTGCCCACGGACGTCACGGCCCTTGGCGCGGATTTCCTGGCCGCCGGCTGCCACAAGTGGCAGCTCGGCCCCATGGGCCTGGGGCTTTTCTACGCCTCGGCCGCGGGCGACGCGGCCTTGGGCCCGGTCATGGCCGGCTGGCGGTCCATGCGGGACGAGGAGAACCTCGGCGAGACGTACCGCCCCAAGGAAGGGCCCGGCCGGTTCGAGTCCGGCACCCAGGACATCGCCGGCATCAGCGCCCTTGGGGCGTCCTTGTCGCTGTTCGAGGAAGTGGGGACCGGGGAGGTCCGGAACCGGATCTGGGCCGTGGCCGATATCCTGGCCGCCGGCCTGGCCGACCGGGGCCTGCGGGTGGCCTCGCCGCTTACTCCTTCCGAACGGTCCGGCATCCTGGCCTTCGAGCACCCGGACGCGCCCGGGCTCTTCGCGCACTTAAACGCCGCCCACGTGGCCACGTCGCTTCGGGCCGGCCGCATCCGGCTCTCGCCGCACTTCTACAACGACGCCTCGGACGCGGCCCGGTTCTTCACGGTCCTCGACGGATTCGGCCGTTAG
- a CDS encoding RNA polymerase sigma factor, which produces MGRVLTLGDHRDDVVLATAAAAGDQRAFAALVARHRVGVAHLVSRFCEDPAGQEDLVQEVFVKAYLNLGALRNGAVFRGWLHRIAANTCIDWLRRQKAEAGVVAGLEEDLPDERDRDRQEAREAKRRLEAAMTVLRPADRTLMVMLGLEEKSVEEVAALTGLTRVNVKVRAFRARKKLKAFLEKDHV; this is translated from the coding sequence ATGGGACGCGTGCTGACCCTTGGCGACCACCGGGACGATGTCGTGCTGGCCACGGCCGCGGCGGCCGGCGACCAGCGGGCCTTCGCCGCCCTGGTCGCCCGGCACCGGGTCGGCGTGGCGCACCTGGTTTCCCGGTTCTGCGAGGACCCGGCCGGCCAGGAGGACCTGGTCCAGGAGGTGTTCGTCAAGGCCTACCTGAACCTCGGGGCATTGCGAAACGGCGCGGTCTTCCGGGGCTGGCTCCACCGCATCGCGGCCAACACCTGCATCGACTGGCTGCGGCGGCAAAAGGCCGAGGCCGGGGTGGTGGCCGGGCTGGAGGAGGATCTCCCGGACGAGCGCGACCGGGACCGACAGGAGGCCCGGGAGGCGAAGCGGCGGCTGGAGGCGGCCATGACCGTGCTGCGGCCGGCGGACCGGACGCTCATGGTCATGCTCGGGCTTGAGGAGAAAAGCGTGGAGGAAGTGGCGGCCTTGACCGGACTCACCCGGGTCAATGTCAAGGTCCGGGCTTTCCGGGCCAGGAAAAAACTCAAGGCGTTTCTGGAGAAGGACCATGTCTGA